Proteins co-encoded in one Deltaproteobacteria bacterium genomic window:
- the galT gene encoding galactose-1-phosphate uridylyltransferase, with protein MAEFRKDPISNRWVTIATQRAQRPRQLGRNNSEQQSEPCPFCAGNEAQTPPELWALRDPDSQANGPGWRVRVVPNKYSAVETASQWQGASDDFYQAENGIGAHDVIVESAAHVVNIGTLDEDEIANLLRAYRERMRALSKDRRWRYLLLYKNQGDRAGATLEHVHSQLIALPHIPREAADELDGAQVHYLATNRCIYCDVIERESAAPARVIFSQERFIAMCPFAPRFAYETWILPKIHSAAFEECADRDLIEFGRALREIIARLNRGLNNPPFNYFLHSAPTDANHSQHYHWHLEILPQLSRAAGFELGSGSHINSVAPEDAARLLRDVLL; from the coding sequence GTGGCGGAATTCCGAAAAGACCCGATCAGCAATCGTTGGGTGACCATCGCCACCCAGCGCGCTCAGCGGCCGCGCCAATTGGGCAGGAACAACTCCGAGCAGCAATCGGAACCCTGTCCCTTTTGCGCCGGCAACGAAGCGCAAACGCCGCCGGAACTCTGGGCGTTACGCGATCCCGACAGTCAAGCCAATGGACCCGGTTGGCGCGTGCGCGTGGTCCCCAACAAATATTCCGCGGTGGAAACCGCCAGCCAATGGCAGGGCGCGAGCGATGATTTCTACCAAGCGGAGAACGGCATCGGCGCCCATGATGTGATCGTCGAAAGCGCGGCGCACGTGGTCAATATCGGCACGCTCGATGAAGATGAAATTGCCAACTTGCTGCGCGCCTACCGCGAACGCATGCGCGCGCTGAGCAAAGACCGGCGCTGGCGCTATCTCTTGCTCTACAAGAATCAAGGCGATCGCGCCGGCGCGACGCTTGAGCATGTTCACTCGCAATTGATCGCCTTGCCCCATATACCGAGAGAAGCCGCCGATGAACTCGACGGCGCCCAGGTGCATTACTTAGCAACCAATCGATGCATTTACTGCGATGTCATTGAGCGCGAAAGCGCAGCGCCCGCACGGGTGATCTTCAGCCAGGAAAGATTTATCGCCATGTGTCCGTTCGCGCCGCGCTTTGCATACGAAACATGGATTCTACCGAAAATTCACAGCGCTGCTTTTGAGGAGTGTGCCGACCGAGACTTGATTGAATTCGGCCGCGCCCTGCGCGAAATCATCGCCCGGCTTAACCGTGGATTGAACAATCCGCCGTTCAATTATTTTCTCCACTCGGCGCCCACCGATGCCAATCACAGCCAACACTATCACTGGCATCTGGAAATCTTGCCCCAGTTGTCACGCGCCGCCGGTTTTGAATTGGGCTCGGGATCGCACATCAATTCGGTGGCACCGGAAGACGCCGCGAGATTATTGCGCGACGTGCTGCTTTAA
- a CDS encoding RlmE family RNA methyltransferase: MHYKPQDSYFKKAKQDGYRSRAAYKLLELQQHYRLMKPGDGVLDLGAAPGGWLQVAAKLVGPSGKVIGVDLQPIQPLAERNVMLINGDITDAEVQRQINELLGGAAHCVLSDLSPRLSGIRDADMARCLELNRTALAVANAMLRPGGVLLIKSFISTDLQIFTAELKQQFADVQRTKPDATRHGSSEFYFYAKGLVRRTNARQTV, encoded by the coding sequence ATGCACTATAAGCCTCAAGACAGTTATTTCAAAAAAGCCAAACAGGATGGCTATCGTTCCCGCGCCGCTTATAAATTGCTCGAACTGCAACAGCATTACCGCCTCATGAAACCTGGCGACGGCGTCCTCGATCTGGGCGCCGCCCCCGGCGGTTGGCTGCAAGTCGCGGCCAAGCTGGTCGGCCCCAGCGGCAAGGTGATTGGCGTCGATCTCCAGCCGATCCAACCGCTGGCCGAACGCAATGTGATGCTGATCAACGGCGATATCACCGACGCCGAAGTACAGCGCCAGATCAACGAACTGCTCGGCGGCGCGGCTCACTGCGTGCTCTCCGACCTGTCTCCCAGGCTGAGCGGCATTCGCGACGCCGACATGGCGCGCTGCTTGGAATTGAATCGCACTGCGCTGGCGGTCGCCAACGCCATGTTGCGCCCCGGCGGCGTGCTGTTGATCAAAAGCTTCATCAGCACCGACCTGCAAATTTTTACCGCGGAATTGAAACAACAGTTCGCCGATGTCCAGCGCACCAAACCGGACGCCACCCGCCACGGCTCGTCGGAATTTTATTTTTACGCCAAAGGACTTGTCCGAAGGACGAATGCGCGCCAAACGGTCTAA
- a CDS encoding OmpA family protein, whose amino-acid sequence MKASRILLGAALCALALSARPAWAAWDDYEDTQSHPLRLAAYLMHPIGWLTEWTVMRPFHFIVSATEPQEAFFGHRPHPSLLVEPGRASSASYSRSMPQAQAQTPTRLAAVPPKAPASLAPPETVRIVEVPVEKIVVKEVQVQKIVEVEKLVFPQVAFAFDSANLTDLGKGQVYLAAQRLKEKADVTVVIEGHADSLGSDDYNQKLGLQRAQMVMKELVAQGVDTGRISTASLGENKPLIGTDTAWARAVNRRVEFQVKAAR is encoded by the coding sequence ATGAAGGCTTCACGAATTTTGCTCGGCGCAGCGTTGTGCGCCCTGGCGCTTAGCGCTCGGCCGGCGTGGGCGGCTTGGGACGACTACGAGGACACTCAGTCCCACCCACTACGCCTCGCCGCCTATCTGATGCATCCGATCGGCTGGCTCACCGAGTGGACGGTCATGCGGCCGTTTCATTTCATTGTCAGCGCCACCGAGCCCCAGGAAGCCTTTTTCGGTCATCGGCCCCATCCGTCGCTGCTCGTCGAACCGGGCCGCGCGTCAAGTGCAAGTTATTCTCGCTCAATGCCCCAAGCTCAAGCGCAAACCCCGACTCGGCTCGCCGCCGTGCCGCCCAAAGCGCCGGCGTCGCTCGCCCCACCGGAAACCGTCAGAATCGTCGAGGTACCGGTTGAAAAAATCGTCGTCAAAGAAGTCCAGGTGCAGAAAATCGTCGAAGTCGAAAAACTAGTTTTTCCCCAGGTCGCCTTCGCCTTCGATTCGGCTAATCTCACCGACCTCGGCAAAGGCCAGGTTTACTTGGCCGCCCAACGGCTCAAGGAAAAAGCTGACGTGACAGTGGTCATCGAAGGCCATGCCGACAGCCTTGGCAGCGACGACTACAATCAAAAACTCGGCCTGCAGCGGGCGCAGATGGTGATGAAAGAGCTCGTCGCACAGGGAGTCGACACCGGCCGCATCTCGACCGCCAGCTTGGGCGAGAACAAACCGTTGATCGGCACCGACACCGCCTGGGCGCGCGCCGTCAATCGCCGCGTCGAATTTCAAGTCAAAGCCGCGCGCTGA
- a CDS encoding enoyl-CoA hydratase produces the protein MTMAVSSEKKGRALWITWERPPLNVLDIGLLRELDQALVSCAADPEVGVVVLQGAGVRAFSAGVDIKDHSAAKVPEMLEVVHGVIRKLLALPQVTIALVRGVCLGGGCEVASSCDFIVAAEDSVFATPEILVGCYPPVALARFARLIGYHRAAEMILTGRRFSAQEAQTMGLINRVHGAGELDAGMQALLDELLGKSGAVLRITVKGLRELSLNEFDAALKRSEQIYCQELLSTHDVEEGAQAFLEKRPPLWRHR, from the coding sequence ATGACTATGGCTGTAAGCAGCGAAAAAAAAGGCCGAGCGTTGTGGATTACCTGGGAGCGGCCACCGCTCAATGTCCTCGATATCGGGCTGTTGCGTGAGTTGGACCAGGCGTTGGTCAGCTGCGCGGCGGACCCTGAAGTTGGCGTTGTTGTGCTTCAAGGCGCCGGCGTGCGCGCTTTTTCCGCCGGTGTCGACATCAAAGATCATAGCGCCGCCAAGGTGCCGGAGATGCTTGAGGTCGTCCATGGCGTGATTCGCAAATTACTCGCTCTGCCGCAAGTGACGATAGCTTTAGTGCGCGGCGTTTGTCTCGGCGGCGGCTGTGAAGTCGCAAGCAGCTGCGATTTCATCGTCGCGGCGGAGGATAGCGTTTTTGCCACGCCGGAGATTCTCGTCGGCTGCTATCCGCCGGTGGCGCTGGCGCGCTTTGCGCGCTTGATCGGCTATCATCGCGCCGCGGAAATGATTCTCACCGGCCGGCGCTTCAGCGCCCAGGAAGCACAAACCATGGGGCTGATAAATCGCGTCCATGGGGCGGGCGAGCTGGATGCCGGCATGCAGGCGCTGTTGGACGAGTTGCTGGGGAAAAGCGGTGCGGTGCTGCGCATAACGGTCAAAGGGCTTCGAGAACTATCCCTGAACGAATTCGACGCTGCGCTCAAGCGCTCCGAGCAAATCTATTGTCAGGAACTATTGTCGACCCATGACGTTGAAGAAGGTGCCCAAGCATTCCTCGAAAAGCGCCCGCCGCTTTGGCGCCATCGATAA
- a CDS encoding GNAT family N-acetyltransferase: MADFEVKIATEPGEIEEAQRLRFEVFNLELNKGLQESYARGLDIDEFDPFCQHLIVRHLKSGDVVGTYRLLLGSQARRHIGFYSEKEFDLSRIKMLDGELLELGRSCARKDYRDRALVPLMWEAITAHARQHKARYAFGCGSLYTTGTDQVSAMFALLKKKYYAPEAQRVMPLEACRFKDLAEDFIIENEPALFQKLPGLIKGYLRAGAVVCGLPALDAEFGTADFFVMLDFAKSKKEYFKRLGMAAEKGNDAPA, encoded by the coding sequence ATGGCTGATTTCGAGGTCAAGATCGCCACCGAGCCTGGTGAAATTGAAGAGGCGCAGCGCCTCCGCTTTGAGGTTTTTAACCTTGAGCTTAACAAGGGGCTTCAGGAGTCGTACGCGCGCGGCCTCGATATCGATGAGTTCGATCCGTTTTGCCAGCATTTGATCGTCCGCCATCTCAAAAGCGGCGACGTCGTCGGTACCTACCGCTTGCTGCTCGGCAGCCAAGCGCGCCGTCATATCGGCTTCTATTCGGAAAAAGAGTTCGACCTTAGCAGAATTAAAATGCTCGACGGCGAGCTGCTCGAACTGGGCCGCTCCTGCGCGCGCAAAGATTATCGAGATCGCGCCCTGGTGCCGCTCATGTGGGAAGCGATCACGGCTCATGCGCGCCAGCATAAGGCTCGTTACGCCTTCGGCTGCGGCAGTCTTTACACCACTGGAACGGACCAAGTGAGCGCCATGTTTGCGCTGTTGAAAAAGAAATATTACGCGCCCGAAGCGCAACGGGTCATGCCGCTGGAAGCTTGCCGATTCAAAGATTTGGCGGAAGATTTCATCATCGAAAATGAACCGGCGCTGTTTCAAAAGCTGCCGGGCTTGATCAAGGGCTATCTGCGCGCCGGCGCGGTGGTCTGCGGGCTGCCGGCGTTGGATGCCGAGTTCGGCACGGCGGATTTCTTCGTCATGCTCGATTTCGCCAAGTCGAAGAAAGAATATTTTAAGCGCTTGGGCATGGCGGCTGAAAAGGGCAATGATGCGCCTGCTTAA
- a CDS encoding 1-acyl-sn-glycerol-3-phosphate acyltransferase, translating to MPSSARRISSSCSISPSRRKNILSAWAWRLKRAMMRLLKLTAFLSIWAFFFGLVATAHLWICILGLANRWKIITRLNRSFTLLMRAILNIKVTVEGDEGQLERGGYVIIGNHVSYVDGIVLGSIFPIVFVSKREVKGWPVVGQWNTLCGSIFINRQRKELVGALVEEMSRKLKQEANILLFPEGTSTNGERMLPFQTVPLAAPLRSRSIIVPTTIAYTSIDDKPINAANRDRVFWYGDMDFISHFWKLLGLCSVEVLVTIQPKIECFRYPDNSNGRKKLAEDCYNSVLGRVTENKAEEDDDGVEEGEPLQPS from the coding sequence ATGCCGAGTTCGGCACGGCGGATTTCTTCGTCATGCTCGATTTCGCCAAGTCGAAGAAAGAATATTTTAAGCGCTTGGGCATGGCGGCTGAAAAGGGCAATGATGCGCCTGCTTAAGTTAACCGCATTTCTATCGATCTGGGCGTTCTTTTTCGGCTTGGTCGCTACCGCCCATCTGTGGATTTGCATTCTCGGCCTGGCCAACCGTTGGAAGATCATCACCCGCTTGAATCGCAGCTTCACCTTGCTGATGCGGGCGATTCTCAATATCAAAGTTACCGTCGAAGGTGACGAGGGACAATTGGAACGGGGCGGCTACGTGATCATCGGCAACCACGTCAGCTACGTCGACGGCATCGTGCTCGGCAGTATTTTCCCCATCGTGTTCGTCTCCAAACGCGAGGTCAAAGGCTGGCCGGTGGTCGGCCAGTGGAACACCCTGTGCGGCTCGATCTTTATCAATCGCCAGCGCAAAGAGCTGGTCGGAGCGCTGGTCGAGGAAATGTCGCGTAAGCTCAAACAGGAAGCGAACATTCTACTGTTTCCCGAAGGCACTTCGACCAACGGCGAACGGATGTTGCCGTTTCAAACCGTGCCGCTGGCGGCGCCGCTGCGCAGCCGTTCGATCATCGTGCCGACCACCATCGCTTACACCAGCATCGACGACAAACCGATAAACGCGGCCAATCGCGATCGGGTCTTTTGGTACGGCGATATGGATTTCATCTCGCACTTTTGGAAGTTGCTGGGGCTCTGCAGTGTCGAAGTGTTGGTGACGATTCAGCCGAAGATCGAGTGCTTTCGCTACCCGGACAATTCCAATGGCAGAAAAAAACTGGCCGAGGACTGCTACAACAGCGTCCTCGGCCGGGTGACGGAAAACAAAGCGGAAGAGGATGACGATGGCGTGGAAGAAGGCGAGCCGCTGCAGCCCAGTTAG
- a CDS encoding xanthine dehydrogenase family protein subunit M → MIPFEYRTPKNLKEVHATLKEFGDEAKLIAGGTALVIMMKQRLVRPSCLVALRNVRGLNGIEIKDGGLSIGGLATHREVESSSLVRRRLPMLAETYHHVATLRVRNMATVGGGLAHADPNQDPPPSLIALGATVKVTSANGSRIIPLDAFFTDYYETVLKADEIITEVFVPKVAANSGAAYIKFLPRTADDYATVSAAAVLTLDKNNKIITDVRIALGSVGVTPIRATEAEAVLRGQPLKAEAFAEAGEKAKGAVDPVSDFRGSAAYKKDMAAVFVRRALEKALADIRQQAKVKAAPKPAAKKKSAKKKGKKK, encoded by the coding sequence ATGATACCTTTTGAATACCGCACCCCGAAAAATCTCAAAGAAGTCCACGCGACGCTGAAAGAGTTTGGCGATGAAGCCAAGTTGATCGCCGGCGGCACCGCGCTGGTGATTATGATGAAGCAGCGCCTCGTGCGCCCGAGCTGCTTAGTCGCACTGCGCAACGTGCGCGGTTTGAACGGAATTGAAATCAAGGATGGCGGCTTGAGCATCGGCGGTTTGGCCACCCACAGAGAAGTCGAAAGTTCCTCGTTGGTGCGTCGGCGCTTGCCCATGTTGGCGGAAACCTATCACCATGTCGCCACGCTACGAGTGCGCAACATGGCGACGGTAGGCGGCGGCTTGGCCCATGCCGATCCCAACCAAGATCCGCCGCCGAGCTTAATCGCTCTCGGCGCCACGGTGAAAGTGACTTCGGCCAACGGTAGCCGGATCATCCCTCTCGACGCCTTTTTTACCGATTATTATGAGACCGTGCTCAAAGCCGATGAAATCATCACCGAAGTGTTCGTGCCCAAAGTGGCGGCCAACAGCGGCGCGGCTTATATCAAATTTCTACCGCGCACAGCGGACGATTACGCCACGGTGTCGGCAGCCGCGGTGTTAACTCTCGATAAGAACAATAAGATCATCACCGATGTCCGCATCGCCCTGGGCAGTGTCGGCGTCACGCCGATTCGCGCCACCGAAGCGGAAGCGGTGCTGCGCGGCCAACCGCTCAAAGCCGAAGCCTTCGCCGAAGCCGGCGAGAAAGCCAAAGGCGCGGTGGACCCAGTGAGCGATTTCCGGGGCTCGGCGGCTTACAAAAAAGACATGGCCGCGGTGTTTGTCCGGCGCGCGCTGGAAAAAGCTCTCGCCGACATTCGCCAACAGGCGAAAGTCAAAGCCGCGCCGAAACCCGCGGCGAAAAAGAAAAGCGCCAAGAAGAAAGGCAAAAAGAAGTGA
- a CDS encoding (2Fe-2S)-binding protein produces MNKKIKFKVNGKKVELDVPTNRMLIDCIRYDVGLTGTKEGCSVGVCGACTVLMDGDMISSCLTLAVMADGHDLTTVEGLAKNGELNPVQKSFIQYGGFQCGICTPGQVVAATALLKENPKPNEEEIKDWMMGNLCRCTGYYKIIESIQKAHQFAK; encoded by the coding sequence ATGAATAAGAAGATCAAATTTAAGGTCAACGGCAAAAAGGTCGAATTAGACGTTCCGACCAACCGGATGTTAATCGATTGCATCCGCTACGATGTCGGCCTCACCGGAACCAAAGAAGGTTGCAGCGTCGGTGTCTGCGGCGCCTGCACGGTGCTGATGGACGGCGACATGATCAGCTCCTGCTTGACCCTCGCGGTCATGGCAGACGGTCACGACCTGACCACGGTGGAAGGCTTGGCCAAGAACGGCGAACTCAATCCGGTGCAAAAAAGTTTTATCCAATACGGCGGCTTTCAGTGCGGCATCTGCACGCCGGGCCAAGTGGTCGCGGCCACCGCCCTGCTGAAAGAAAATCCCAAGCCCAATGAAGAAGAGATCAAAGATTGGATGATGGGTAACCTATGCCGCTGCACGGGCTACTACAAAATCATCGAGTCGATTCAAAAAGCGCATCAATTCGCCAAATAA
- a CDS encoding S-(hydroxymethyl)glutathione dehydrogenase/class III alcohol dehydrogenase codes for MKSRAAIAWEAGKPLAIEEVEVAGPKKGEVLVKIAASGVCHTDAYTLSGKDPEGLFPAIMGHEGGGTVMEVGAGVTSVKAGDHVIPLYIPECGECKFCKSGRTNLCGAIRLTQGKGVMPDGTSRFSLGGNTILHYMGTSTFSEYTVLPEIALTKINAAAPLDKVCLLGCGITTGIGAVLNTAKVRPGSNAAVFGLGGIGLSVIQGLVMAKAQRIIAVDTNEKKFAMAKQLGATDFVIPSADGTPVQQVIVDLTDGGVDYSFECIGNVKTMRAALECCHKGWGEAIVIGVAAAGEEISTRPFQLVTGRVWRGTAFGGVKGRTQLPGYVEKYLRGEIKVDPMITHTLPLERINEAFDLMHEGKSIRSVIKF; via the coding sequence ATGAAATCACGCGCCGCCATCGCTTGGGAAGCGGGCAAGCCATTGGCCATCGAAGAAGTTGAAGTCGCCGGACCGAAAAAAGGCGAAGTGCTGGTAAAAATCGCCGCCAGCGGCGTTTGCCATACCGACGCTTACACGCTCTCGGGCAAAGATCCCGAAGGACTGTTCCCGGCGATCATGGGCCACGAAGGCGGCGGCACAGTCATGGAAGTCGGCGCCGGCGTGACCTCGGTCAAAGCCGGCGATCATGTTATCCCGCTTTACATTCCCGAGTGCGGCGAGTGTAAGTTCTGCAAATCAGGACGGACCAATCTCTGCGGCGCAATCAGGTTAACCCAAGGTAAAGGCGTCATGCCGGACGGCACTTCGCGTTTTTCGCTAGGCGGCAACACTATCTTGCATTACATGGGCACGTCGACTTTTTCGGAATATACGGTACTGCCGGAAATCGCCCTGACGAAAATCAATGCCGCCGCGCCCCTCGACAAAGTCTGCCTGCTCGGTTGCGGCATCACCACCGGCATCGGCGCGGTGCTGAACACGGCGAAAGTGCGGCCAGGCTCCAACGCGGCGGTATTCGGTTTGGGCGGCATCGGCTTGAGCGTGATTCAAGGTTTGGTGATGGCGAAAGCCCAGCGCATCATCGCCGTCGATACCAATGAGAAGAAATTTGCAATGGCCAAGCAGTTGGGCGCCACCGACTTTGTCATTCCGTCTGCTGACGGCACGCCCGTGCAACAAGTCATCGTCGATCTGACCGATGGCGGCGTCGACTATTCGTTTGAATGCATCGGCAACGTCAAAACCATGCGCGCCGCGCTGGAATGCTGCCACAAGGGCTGGGGCGAAGCGATCGTCATCGGCGTGGCGGCCGCTGGCGAAGAGATCAGCACCCGGCCGTTTCAGCTGGTCACCGGCCGAGTCTGGCGCGGCACCGCCTTCGGCGGCGTCAAAGGCCGTACGCAGCTGCCGGGTTACGTCGAAAAATATTTGCGCGGCGAGATCAAAGTCGATCCGATGATCACCCACACGCTGCCGCTGGAGCGGATCAACGAGGCTTTCGACCTCATGCATGAGGGTAAAAGCATTCGTTCGGTGATCAAGTTCTAA
- a CDS encoding NIPSNAP family protein, whose protein sequence is MFLEMRTYVLKPGMTNNFVERFAEGLTARLQFSKLLGLFCSEVGGLNRVTHVWPYESFEERERIGGEARKTGKWPPKTQEFIVTQENKIIQLAPYSPPLPEKKMGELYEFRTYTYQPGAMPTVFERWGKVIGARTKVSPLVFAGQTVIGPLNQYIHVWAYKDAGERERLRAEASKTVEGWPPPTRELLVMQENTIMTPAPCAPFK, encoded by the coding sequence ATGTTTCTTGAAATGAGAACCTATGTGTTGAAACCCGGGATGACGAATAACTTCGTCGAACGGTTTGCCGAGGGGTTGACGGCTCGGCTGCAATTTTCCAAATTGCTCGGACTATTCTGCTCGGAAGTGGGCGGGCTCAATCGTGTGACTCATGTCTGGCCCTACGAGAGCTTCGAAGAGCGCGAGCGGATCGGCGGCGAGGCGCGCAAGACCGGCAAGTGGCCGCCTAAGACTCAAGAGTTTATCGTCACGCAAGAAAATAAAATCATTCAGCTGGCGCCCTACTCACCGCCGCTGCCGGAAAAGAAAATGGGCGAACTTTATGAGTTTCGTACCTACACCTATCAGCCGGGCGCGATGCCGACGGTCTTTGAGCGCTGGGGCAAAGTCATCGGCGCGCGCACCAAAGTCTCGCCGCTGGTTTTCGCCGGGCAGACGGTCATCGGGCCGCTTAACCAATATATTCATGTTTGGGCCTACAAAGACGCTGGCGAGCGCGAGCGCCTGCGCGCCGAAGCGTCCAAGACTGTCGAAGGCTGGCCGCCGCCGACCCGCGAGTTGTTGGTCATGCAGGAAAACACCATCATGACTCCCGCGCCCTGCGCGCCGTTCAAATAA
- a CDS encoding quinone-dependent dihydroorotate dehydrogenase, with amino-acid sequence MPMLYKSLIRPILFRKDPEESHELILRMLARMEFLYGTLEDCYRVEDPRLAVKIDSLTLENPVGLAGGFDKNVTAPKMISAFGFGFMEVGAITAQAQPGNPKPRLYRLPEDNALINRLGFNNEGAAALAIKLDRLRARGGRPKIPLGMNIGRTKIVETKDAVGDFLACFELLFPHGEFFTLNVSSPNTPNLRDLQEKGLLRELLTAVQEKNRALSARANSALKPVFVKIAPDMEFAQVDEIIDVVEQVKLSGIVATNATAFMRDGLKSPNGPQPGGLSGRPITAMVTNFIAHIYRITQGRLPIIGVGGIFTAQDAYDKIMAGANAVQIYTGWIFEGPGAVKRINKGLLRLLERDGLKNISEAVGRGVKL; translated from the coding sequence ATGCCCATGCTTTACAAATCGCTGATTCGCCCCATTCTGTTTCGCAAAGATCCCGAGGAAAGCCATGAACTGATCCTGCGGATGTTGGCGCGGATGGAATTTCTCTACGGCACGCTGGAGGATTGTTACCGAGTCGAAGATCCGCGCTTGGCGGTCAAGATAGATTCGCTGACCTTGGAAAATCCCGTCGGCCTAGCCGGCGGCTTCGATAAGAACGTCACCGCGCCGAAGATGATCTCGGCGTTCGGTTTCGGTTTCATGGAAGTCGGCGCGATCACCGCCCAGGCCCAGCCTGGCAATCCCAAGCCGCGGCTCTACCGCTTGCCCGAAGACAACGCGCTGATCAATCGGCTCGGTTTCAACAACGAAGGCGCGGCGGCGCTGGCGATCAAGCTCGATCGTTTGCGCGCGCGAGGCGGCCGGCCGAAGATTCCTCTGGGCATGAACATCGGCCGGACGAAAATCGTCGAGACCAAAGATGCGGTGGGAGATTTTCTCGCCTGTTTCGAATTATTATTTCCCCACGGCGAGTTTTTTACCCTCAACGTCAGCTCGCCGAACACTCCCAACCTGCGCGACTTGCAGGAAAAAGGATTGCTGCGAGAATTATTGACCGCCGTGCAGGAGAAAAATCGCGCGTTGTCGGCGCGGGCAAACAGCGCGCTCAAGCCGGTGTTCGTCAAGATCGCCCCGGATATGGAATTCGCCCAAGTCGACGAGATCATCGATGTGGTCGAGCAGGTAAAACTGAGCGGCATCGTCGCCACCAACGCGACGGCGTTCATGCGCGACGGTTTAAAATCGCCCAACGGTCCCCAGCCCGGCGGTTTGAGCGGCCGGCCGATCACAGCGATGGTGACCAACTTCATCGCGCATATTTATCGGATCACTCAGGGCCGCCTACCGATCATCGGTGTCGGCGGCATTTTCACCGCTCAAGACGCGTACGACAAAATCATGGCCGGCGCCAACGCGGTGCAGATTTATACCGGCTGGATCTTCGAAGGCCCGGGGGCGGTGAAACGGATCAATAAAGGTTTGTTGCGCTTGCTGGAGCGCGACGGCTTAAAAAATATTTCCGAGGCCGTCGGGCGCGGCGTGAAACTTTAG
- a CDS encoding nucleotidyltransferase family protein, translating to MISAVILAAGRAERMMGEQKMFLPLGGKPVLQWVLESALASDLGEIICVARDLTAVRREIRVADERLFWLLNYAADHGQSTSVTAGLWAANPQSEGVMFLLGDQPLIGKELINSLIEKFAASDARIVAPSFNGEARNPVLFHRELFPDLLKLTGDRGGRALLETHREKLALVDWQDEVSFMDIDAPEDYERIKGLA from the coding sequence ATGATCTCAGCTGTAATCTTGGCGGCCGGCCGCGCCGAACGCATGATGGGCGAGCAGAAAATGTTTCTGCCGCTGGGCGGCAAACCTGTGCTGCAATGGGTCTTGGAAAGCGCGCTGGCTTCCGATCTCGGTGAGATCATTTGCGTCGCCCGGGATTTGACCGCGGTGCGCCGGGAGATCCGCGTCGCCGACGAGCGCCTGTTTTGGCTGCTCAACTACGCCGCCGACCACGGCCAGAGCACTTCAGTGACCGCCGGCTTGTGGGCCGCCAACCCGCAAAGCGAAGGCGTGATGTTTTTGCTCGGCGACCAGCCCTTGATTGGCAAAGAGTTGATCAACTCGTTGATCGAGAAATTTGCCGCCAGCGACGCGCGCATCGTCGCGCCCAGTTTCAACGGCGAAGCGCGCAATCCGGTGTTGTTTCACCGCGAGCTGTTTCCCGATTTGTTGAAGCTCACCGGCGACCGCGGCGGCCGCGCGCTGTTGGAAACCCATCGCGAGAAACTGGCGCTAGTCGATTGGCAGGACGAAGTGTCGTTCATGGACATCGACGCGCCGGAAGACTACGAACGAATCAAAGGACTGGCGTAG